The proteins below come from a single Aspergillus oryzae RIB40 DNA, chromosome 5 genomic window:
- a CDS encoding DUF614 domain protein (predicted protein), giving the protein MHRQLRLDTSVGGNQRYSFIETPLEMHASGIRNGQQQQEIPPSQPLTVPNPDTAPAQAAAEQEQPQRLPLLNEKAQYVRQEAVAPGNLGGPNPEEHPAISAPYADAVPQPVQQHDAVVPDYSYPIFLGHRRPQGHPTHHWQTMLRPTISQARYRTLINI; this is encoded by the exons ATGCACAGGCAGCTACGCTTGGATACCTCCGTTGGGGGGAATCAGCGATATTCCTTTATTGAGACGCCACTGGAAATGCATGCTTCTGGAATACGAAATGgtcaacagcagcaagaaaTACCACCGTCGCAACCATTAACAGTACCCAATCCTGATACTGCCCCGGCCCAGGCTGCAGCAGAGCAAGAACAACCACAACGCCTACCACTGTTGAATGAGAAGGCACAGTATGTGCGGCAAGAAGCGGTGGCTCCTGGTAACCTAGGTGGACCGAATCCTGAAGAGCATCCTGCTATCTCTGCCCCTTATGCCGATGCGGTGCCTCAACCGGTTCAGCAACACGATGCAGTTGTGCCGGACTACTC GTACCCTATTTTCCTGGGCCACCGACGGCCTCAGGGACATCCTACACACCATTGGCAGACGATGTTGCGGCCTACCATCAGCCAGGCCAGGTATCGCACCCTAATCAACATATAG
- a CDS encoding PalH/RIM21 family protein (predicted protein), with amino-acid sequence MGDDVRLAPRQIWAQPTTSSTKTYQPGCTPFVLPSEGYIYLNLSYSIALSENAVFEPVCTSTATASRGPSPMLDTRDPFYASVTPQLYAIGCATVVSYLLVIILLITPRTFYVGGPGGGANFLGRHGMISGSYSGNSSVVGVGGRPWLQKVAALLVAISLTIATADSFKVAEDQYIHGYSDADALASEVIDGMEIRVIRVISSTFLWLAQVQTLIRLFPRHKEKVMIKWAGFALIVLDTIFSILDKFLVQSNTTRPRLYEDAIPALSYLFELALNLLYAAWVIFYSLSKHRFAFFHPKMRNICLVALLSLCAVLIPVVFFVLDIAKPEVAGWGTYIRWVGSAAASVVVWEWVERIEALERDERKDGILGREIFDGDEMLEVTPSEEVDWPRQNNRNDRGGGTGTSSGWGGMMGLTQRPLRTRVGHPGGRNRQTRADAQNPAISNDPRHRGAARPTPPPAAVTPVSRADTTSAASTVYNVHYHPVSSPTPPVAMPHMEEENEADDYGDVAVKELETAVEEHRSNSAHERVSAEQTREESPQIINVDDRWRTILNPFRRRRASLPKEVASAQAEEEQEDPSRDGDELYHGETSEQESSRPVVNRLFALNRKPRPGSGRQGSDTPLPVTVIPARRRGQHTWSPEWFTESSLLEPSPGQRPRPNRTDLPVRVIQPQARTAAPWATPNEGEFGYGDYELRYDPEAAALVGPGESHPYPLSTDNAYYDTNVDPERPSVAERYRPTQELDQSAPERLQSPQHPQPTNSPNDSQATNENSRPR; translated from the exons ATGGGGGATGACGTTCGTCTAGCCCCTCGCCAGATATGGGCACAACCGACAACGTCTTCTACGAAGACTTACCAACCCGGATGTACTCCATTTGTGCTCCCCAGTGAAG GTTACATTTATCTGAATCTCTCTTACTCGATAGCTCTATCAGAAAATGCCGTTTTTGAGCCAGTCTGCACGAGTACGGCGACCGCGTCGAGAGGTCCATCTCCAATGCTCGATACCCGTGACCCCTTTTACGCCTCGGTGACTCCCCAATTATATGCTATCGGCTGCGCAACAGTAGTTAGCTACCTTCTCGTCATTATTCTTCTTATAACGCCACGCACGTTTTATGTTGGTGGCCCTGGTGGTGGGGCCAATTTCCTAGGTCGCCATGGCATGATCAGTGGCTCCTATAGCGGCAATTCCTCGGTGGTGGGAGTTGGTGGCcggccatggctgcagaAAGTAGCTGCGCTGCTCGTTGCTATATCGTTGACAATTGCGACTGCCGATTCATTCAAGGTGGCCGAGGACCAGTATATACACGGCTACTCTGATGCCGATGCGCTTGCCTCAGAGGTCATTGACGGCATGGAAATTCGCGTTATCAGAGTCATATCGAGCACTTTTCTCTGGCTTGCCCAGGTCCAAACCCTGATTCGACTCTTCCCTCGACACAAAGAGAAGGTCATGATTAAATGGGCCGGTTTCGCCTTGATTGTGTTGGACACGATATTCAGCATTTTGGATAAATTCCTGGTCCAGAGCAACACTACAAGGCCTCGATTATATGAAGATGCAATACCCGCACTCAGTTATCTTTTTGAGCTTGCTCTTAATTTGCTCTATGCGGCATGGGTTATCTTCTACTCGCTATCCAAACATCGTTTCGCGTTCTTCCacccgaagatgaggaatATCTGCCTGGTGGCCCTCTTATCCTTATGCGCGGTTCTAATACCAGTTGTGTTTTTCGTTCTGGATATCGCAAAGCCGGAGGTCGCTGGCTGGGGTACATACATCAGGTGGGTTGGATCGGCGGCAGCTAGTGTTGTGGTTTGGGAATGGGTAGAACGCATTGAAGCATTAGAACGAGATGAAAGGAAGGATGGTATACTCGGCAGGGAGATTTTCGATGGCGATGAAATGCTTGAAGTGACCCCTTCTGAAGAAGTCGATTGGCCTCGCCAAAACAATAGGAATgacagaggaggaggtaCAGGCACATCTTCaggatggggaggaatgATGGGGTTGACTCAACGCCCATTGCGCACTCGAGTTGGTCATCCTGGGGGCCGTAACCGGCAGACTCGTGCTGACGCACAAAACCCTGCCATTTCCAATGACCCCCGTCACCGGGGAGCAGCCCGGCCTACTCCACCGCCCGCTGCTGTTACACCTGTCAGCCGGGCGGACACCACGAGCGCTGCCAGCACCGTGTACAATGTACATTACCATCCTGTCTCCAGCCCTACACCGCCGGTCGCAATGCCGCatatggaagaagaaaatgaagccgACGACTATGGCGATGTTGCCGTCAAGGAACTGGAAACCGCCGTAGAGGAGCATCGATCAAATTCGGCTCATGAGCGCGTCTCAGCGGAGCAGACCAGGGAAGAGTCGCCCCAGATTATCAACGTGGACGACCGATGGCGGACTATACTCAACCCCTTCAGGCGCAGGCGTGCGTCTCTACCTAAGGAAGTTGCTTCAGCACAagcggaagaggaacaggaggaCCCTAGtagagatggagatgagttGTACCACGGGGAGACTAGCGAGCAGGAGTCGTCGCGACCCGTGGTCAATCGTTTATTTGCACTCAATCGCAAACCGAGGCCCGGCTCTGGACGGCAAGGTTCTGATACTCCGTTGCCGGTTACGGTCATCCCCGCCAGGCGTCGCGGCCAGCACACATGGTCACCCGAGTGGTTCACGGAGTCCAGTCTTCTTGAGCCATCCCCAGGTCAGCGACCCCGACCAAATCGCACTGACTTACCGGTAAGGGTAATACAACCACAGGCTCGCACAGCTGCGCCTTGGGCAACGCCCAACGAAGGAGAATTCGGTTATGGCGATTATGAATTACGTTATGACCCTGAAGCGGCAGCGCTTGTGGGACCTGGTGAATCTCATCCTTATCCGCTGTCGACTGATAACGCTTATTATGATACAAACGTCGACCCTGAAAGACCCTCCGTTGCTGAAAGGTATCGCCCAACTCAAGAGTTAGATCAGTCTGCGCCTGAGCGGTTGCAATCACCACAACATCCTCAGCCGACCAATTCACCGAATGACAGTCAGGCCACCAATGAAAATTCTAGACCTCGGTGA